DNA from Thermomicrobium roseum DSM 5159:
GGACGCGGGCTGCGGACGCCGATGTTCGCCAGTCCGGATATCCGGTACCGGAATCTGACCGATCCCGCCGGCATGGTCGAGCCCGACGGAACGCGTGGCCCACAGTACCGGTCCGATGAGGAGATCCGACGCGCGATCACCGACGGCATCGGCCCAGATGGTGCGTCTCTCGCCTGGCCGATGCCTCGCTGGCACCTGACCGACCAGCAATTCGCTGATCTCCTCGCGTATCTGAAAGCGCTCCCTTGAATGGCGATCGGGCGATCGCGGTGCTCTACCGCTGAACTGCTACAATCGCTGCCGACGGTGCACCGTGGAGCCAGCGATGACGGTGGATATCAGTCTGGTGATTCCTGCCTACAACGAGGAGCAGCGATTGCCGCGCTCGCTCGAGGCCATCGCCGCCTACTTGACGAGCCAGCCCTGGAAGTGGGAAGTCATCGTCGCCGACGACGGCAGCGAGGACACCACGCCCGATATCGTCCGCGCCTGGAGTGCGCGCGATCCTCGCTTCGTCCTGCTCCGCCTGCCGCACCGGGGGAAGGCAGCTGCCGTACGGAGCGGTGTCCTGGCGGCCCACGGCCGGTTCATCCTTTTCACGGACGCCGACCTCTCGACTCCCATCGAGTACGTCGAGACAGCGCTGGCCTTGCTCCGCGAGGGTTGGGATATCGTCATCGGGTCGCGGGAGGGTGCAGCAGCCCGGAGGATCGGCGAACCCTGGCATCGTCACGCCATGGGCCGGGTGTACAACTGGTTGGTGCAGTTGCTGCTCCTCCCGGGTATCGAGGATACCCAGTGCGGTTTCAAGGGGTTCCGGCGCGAGGTCGCGCACGATCTCTTCCTGCGCACGCACCTCTATCGCGATGGTCAGCGCCCGATCCGCGGACCGCGCGTCACCGGCTTCGACGTCGAAGTGCTCTACATCGCTCGCCGGCGTGGCTACCGGCTCGCGGTGCTGCCCGTCACCTGGCGACACGTCGAGGGCTCGAAAGTCCGCCCAGCAGTCGATTCCCTCCTCATGCTGCGTGACGTTCTCGCGGTCCGCTGGAACGCCTGGCGGGGCGCTTACGACGGCGAGGTGGCTCCCGCTCAGGAACGGCTCCCTGGTGATTGAACCCCGCATCGCCGCTCGACATCAGGAGGAATCGGCCATGTCGACGCTCTACGCTCTCACCGGCAACGATGTCGTCCTGCTGCAGGAGTCGTCCCGCAGCTGGCGAGCCGAAGTGCTCCTGCGCGACGTCGGTGCCCAATGCATCGCGCTCGACCCGCACGATGCGCGGCGGCTGGTCGTCGGTACGTTCGATCGCGGTCTCCTCCTGAGTGAGGACGCTGGACGCTCATGGCGACAGGCGACCGGACTTCCGGCGCAGCGCATCCTCTCGGTCGCGATCAGCTCCTCGCGGGTCGTCGGCGGACGCGGGGTCATCTTTGCCGGAGCCGAGCCGAGCGCGCTCTACTGGAGCGACGACAACGGGTCGTCCTGGCAGGAAGCGCGCAGCCTGCGCGAGCTGCCCAGTGCTGCCAGCTGGTCGTTTCCACCACGCCCCTGGACTTCGCACGTGAGGGCGATCGCCGTCTCACCCCATGACCCGAACCTGATCCTGGTCGGGATCGAACTCGGTGGTGTCCTCCGCAGTACCGACGGTGGAGTCACCTGGGCCGATCAACGCCCAGGGTGCTACCTGGACTGCCACGCGCTCCTGCTGCACCCAGCAGCACCGAACCTGGTTTACGAAGCTGCCGGCGGTGGAGTGGCGGTCAGTCGCGACGCCGGAGACACCTGGCGCGCCGAGGACGAGGGAATCGACCGTCGTTACGTTTGGGCACTCGCCTCTTCGCCGGACGATCCAGCCATCTGGTTCGTTTCCGCCGCTCCCGGACCACGCGAGGCGCACGGTCCGGGACCGCACCGGGATGCGGTCCCGATCCGAGTGGGAGAGGCGAACGCCCGCATCTTCCGGCGAGTCGCCGACCAACCCTGGCGACCGGTCGAAGGGCTACCGGATCCGCTCCCTTCGATGCCGTATGCGCTGCTCATCCCGCCCGGGGAACCGCGAATGCTCTACGTCGGCTTCCGCGATGGTCGTCTGTGGCGCGGTCGCGAGTTGGGATCCATCTGGGAAGAATTGCCAGTCCGTCTCGATTCCGTTCTGGTGCTCGCCGCTGCGCTCGCGTGAGCGCAGGATCCCTGGCTGCGAACCCAGCGCCTCGGGGTGTCACGACGGGGCTGGTCGCTGGCGTGTCCAGCCGAGGCGGAACAACCAGGCCAGCACGACCAGGTTGACGAGCGAGAGCAGCCACAGGCCGAGCGCGAAACGGTGCGGCTCTCCGGCGCTGAGTTGCCCGATCGCTGTGCCGAACATGCTCGCCAGCACCGTGCTCCCAAAGCCGACGAGGCTGCTGGCGAATCCGGCGATCCGGCCGAGCGGCTCGAGCGCCGCGCTGTTGGCATTCGGGAAGATCAAGGCGATCGCGAAAAACATGAGCACCACACCTGCCCAGAAAGAGAGGAACCGCGGGGTCGCGGCGCTGGTCACGACGAGCGCGGTGGTCGCCAGCGCGAGGAGCGCGAGCGCAGCCGGCAGAACGCGTCGGAGTCCGAGCCGCGTGATGAGCCAGCCGTTGGTGAGCGTCCCCACCACCTGCGCCAGACCACCGGCCGCGAAGGCGAGCGCGAATGCCTGGTTCGAGAATCCGAAGTATCCCTTGACCAGCTGCGGGGCACTGGCCAGATAGGCCTGCATCACACCATAGCTAATGCCCAGGATGAGTGTGAAGGCCACGCTCGGTTTCGCTGCCCAGAAAGCGCGTGCCGCACTCCAGAGATGATCTAGATTCTGACGAGCGCGACGACTGGGTGGCAACGTTTCCGGAACGCGCAGGAACACCCACCCGAGCAGACCCACGGCGAGCACCGCCAGGAAGGCGAAGGGAGCACGCCACCCCCACCGCAAGAGCAGGACACCGAGCGAAGGAGCGAACAGGGGAGCCGCCAAGAGCACCACGGAGGCAAAAGAGACAATCCGTGCCATCGCCTCTCCACGAGAGGCGTCACGGACCATAGCAATTCCCGTCGCGCGCAGCCCGGACGCGAAACATCCTTGGACGAAGCGCAGAACGAGCAACAGGCCGAAGGTCGGTGCGAACAGCATTGCGAGAACGGTTACCCCATAGCCACCAGCAGCGAGGAGCAGGGGAACACGACGCCCGATCTGGTCACTGAGTGGACCGAAGAACAGCTGACCGATGGCGAAACCGAGGAAGTAGACGTTCACGACCAGCTGGGCGCGCGTCTCGTCGATCCGGAAGGCGAACGCGATGTCGCGCAGAGCTGGGAGCATGATGTCGATGGCGAAGGCGCTCATCGCCATGAGCAGACCGAGCACGGCTGTCAGTTCCCAGACCGGGAGTACCCGGCTGCGAGCCGTTTCGCTCGGAACCGTCGCTGATCGGCCATCTTCCATGATCACCCCCGCGCGCTGCCCGGGCGAGTATACGCCGCACAGCGACGCAAAAGGACACGATAGTTCAGCGTGGAATCTCCACAGCACTCCATTCGTCGCGGGTGTCTCGCTCCCGAGTTGGCACGGCTTCGGCTTTCGCGGTCACGTCCGGCCGATTCGTCTACCGGTCTCGCCACGGTTGGCGGAAAGCAGCTCGCGCTGACGGACGCCCGCTTCTCATCGACGCAGGAGGACGGGAAGAGCCGGGGGGACCGGCCGCCGGTCGCGCTTCGGGCTCGTGAGCCATCGCCCCTGCCGCGGACGCTTTCCCGGAAGATGCCTGCTGTGGGTCACCGCAGCCCGCTCGGGCACCCGAGCGTGCCAGCTCGTCACGATTTTCCTCCCCTACGGGAACACCTGTGTTCCCGTCCGTTGACGACACTGGAAACAGGGAGTGGGCCCAACTCCTGGACGACAACCGGACGAGGAGGTGGACGATGCGGCGCTTTCTGAAGGCGCTCTTGATCGGAGCAGGTGGGCTCTTGGCGATCTGTGTGCTCATTGCCGTGTTGGTCTCGGGTGGCGGGCAAGGCGGGAGTACACCGACTCCTGCAGAGGCGAGCGGGCAGGTCGTGACGACGGCTGCGGCACCAGCGACGAGTCCGGTCGCACCGGGCGAGCGTGCCGCGACAGCGACGCCTGCGCCGCAGGCCACGCCGACCCTCCCCTGGGGAACGAGCAAAGAGGATGTCCACGCCACGCTGGCCGAAGGGCAGACAGCCGAGCTCCGTGACGGCAAAATGGTCTATCGCCTCACCATCGAACGGATCGTCGATGGCGCCACCTCGACGAATCCCCTTCAGCGCCCCAAAGAGGGGAACCGGTATTATCTTTTGGTCATTGTCGTCGAAAACGCCGGTGACCGGTCGTCATTCTTGACGGCGAGCAACTTCCAGCTGCGCACGACAGCCGGCTTCGACTACGAGCCGGTCTTCGCCCCAGTCGGCTTCACCGAAGGGGAAGGGCTGTCCCAAGAGGTCAGTCCCGGTGGAAAAGCGCGCGGGATCGTGGTCTTCGAGCTACCGGAGGGGGAACAGCCGCTCTTCCTGAAGTTCGATCCCAATCCCTTCACCTCTGCGGAACTGTACTTCGACACACCGAATGCGCTCGAACTCGTCCAGTCCGGCGCAGTGAGCCAGCCTACCCCGGCAGCCCCGGAGGGTACTCCGGGAGATCGAGCGGGAAAGAGCTGGGGAACCAGCAAGAACGACCGGCACGTTCCGCTGGCGCCCGGTCAGAGCGGCGCTATCGCGGACGGTAAGCAGGTCTACCGAGTCACCATCGTCAACATCGTGGATGGCGCCACGTCCAGCAACATGTTCGTTCAGCCCAAGGAAGGGCAGAAGTTCTGGCTCGTCCAAGTCCTGTTCGAGAACGCCGGCACGAGCTCGATCAGTCTCTTCCCGACCAACTGGGCGCTGCGAACGCAGGACGGGTTCGACCACGAGGCCGAAATCATGGTGACCGGCTTTGCGGAGGGCGAACTCCTCAGTGGCGAGGTCGGACCGGGTGGAAAGCTGCAAGGAATCGTCGTCTTCCAGATCCCGCAGGACGCCAAGCCGCTCTTTCTCAAGTTCGACCCGAATCCACTGACCAGTGCTGAGCTCTACTTCGACGCGCAATGAGTCGGTCAGGCGAGGGGCGAGTCGAGCGGCTCGCCCCTCGCGCATCGAACAGGAAATGGAGGACACTCGTGCGGATCGCGGGGCTCGTTTTCGGTCTGCTGGGCGGATTCCTCGGCGTGCTGGCCGGCCTGCTCGCGCTCGGCATCGGTGGGTTGGGCGCGGCCTTCTCCGCTGAAGGCACAGGAATGGTTCTCGGTGGCGGCTTAGGAGCCATCGTCGCCGCCGCAGTCGGTCTCGTCGGTGCAGTCGTCGTCCTGAGCCGTCCAGGCGCCAGCGCAGTTCTCCAGCTTCTGGCAGCATTGGCCGGCCTCATCGCCGTCTCGCTCTTCTGGATCCCGTCAGCACTGTTGTTCGCACTCGGCGCGCTCGCAGCGGCACTCAGTCGCCGCGGGCGCGCGAGCCGCCAACCCCGCGAATGAGCGCGCTACTGGTCCACTGTCGGAGCAGAAAGGAAGGGAGACCATTGGCACGACGACGACGCCCACTTCCACCGCACCAACTCTTCGTCACACGGCGCAGTCGGACGCGACCACGTCCGACCGAACCCGGCGACCAGGAAGGACAGGAGCAGCCTCGACCAGAAACACCGAAGGAGGAACCTTGTTCCGAACGCACGGCGCGCCCGACGATCCCCCCGCCCCAGGGACTCCTCGCTGCCGATTGACCCAACTAGCGCGCGGCCTCGGCAGTACCCAGCTGTCCTGTCTCTCGGACACCGTAGTGGCGGAGGATACCGCGCGCTTGCGCGAGCACCTGCTCGCGAA
Protein-coding regions in this window:
- a CDS encoding DUF4352 domain-containing protein — its product is MRRFLKALLIGAGGLLAICVLIAVLVSGGGQGGSTPTPAEASGQVVTTAAAPATSPVAPGERAATATPAPQATPTLPWGTSKEDVHATLAEGQTAELRDGKMVYRLTIERIVDGATSTNPLQRPKEGNRYYLLVIVVENAGDRSSFLTASNFQLRTTAGFDYEPVFAPVGFTEGEGLSQEVSPGGKARGIVVFELPEGEQPLFLKFDPNPFTSAELYFDTPNALELVQSGAVSQPTPAAPEGTPGDRAGKSWGTSKNDRHVPLAPGQSGAIADGKQVYRVTIVNIVDGATSSNMFVQPKEGQKFWLVQVLFENAGTSSISLFPTNWALRTQDGFDHEAEIMVTGFAEGELLSGEVGPGGKLQGIVVFQIPQDAKPLFLKFDPNPLTSAELYFDAQ
- a CDS encoding WD40/YVTN/BNR-like repeat-containing protein; amino-acid sequence: MSTLYALTGNDVVLLQESSRSWRAEVLLRDVGAQCIALDPHDARRLVVGTFDRGLLLSEDAGRSWRQATGLPAQRILSVAISSSRVVGGRGVIFAGAEPSALYWSDDNGSSWQEARSLRELPSAASWSFPPRPWTSHVRAIAVSPHDPNLILVGIELGGVLRSTDGGVTWADQRPGCYLDCHALLLHPAAPNLVYEAAGGGVAVSRDAGDTWRAEDEGIDRRYVWALASSPDDPAIWFVSAAPGPREAHGPGPHRDAVPIRVGEANARIFRRVADQPWRPVEGLPDPLPSMPYALLIPPGEPRMLYVGFRDGRLWRGRELGSIWEELPVRLDSVLVLAAALA
- a CDS encoding multidrug effflux MFS transporter, giving the protein MEDGRSATVPSETARSRVLPVWELTAVLGLLMAMSAFAIDIMLPALRDIAFAFRIDETRAQLVVNVYFLGFAIGQLFFGPLSDQIGRRVPLLLAAGGYGVTVLAMLFAPTFGLLLVLRFVQGCFASGLRATGIAMVRDASRGEAMARIVSFASVVLLAAPLFAPSLGVLLLRWGWRAPFAFLAVLAVGLLGWVFLRVPETLPPSRRARQNLDHLWSAARAFWAAKPSVAFTLILGISYGVMQAYLASAPQLVKGYFGFSNQAFALAFAAGGLAQVVGTLTNGWLITRLGLRRVLPAALALLALATTALVVTSAATPRFLSFWAGVVLMFFAIALIFPNANSAALEPLGRIAGFASSLVGFGSTVLASMFGTAIGQLSAGEPHRFALGLWLLSLVNLVVLAWLFRLGWTRQRPAPS
- a CDS encoding c-type cytochrome translates to MSRALLVSGIALLLVGFAGLRVASALLSRPPRLDDAVARGQWIFLTGTDPDTGLPIPYSGGPMMSMACSDCHGPDGRGLRTPMFASPDIRYRNLTDPAGMVEPDGTRGPQYRSDEEIRRAITDGIGPDGASLAWPMPRWHLTDQQFADLLAYLKALP
- a CDS encoding dolichyl-phosphate beta-glucosyltransferase, translated to MTVDISLVIPAYNEEQRLPRSLEAIAAYLTSQPWKWEVIVADDGSEDTTPDIVRAWSARDPRFVLLRLPHRGKAAAVRSGVLAAHGRFILFTDADLSTPIEYVETALALLREGWDIVIGSREGAAARRIGEPWHRHAMGRVYNWLVQLLLLPGIEDTQCGFKGFRREVAHDLFLRTHLYRDGQRPIRGPRVTGFDVEVLYIARRRGYRLAVLPVTWRHVEGSKVRPAVDSLLMLRDVLAVRWNAWRGAYDGEVAPAQERLPGD